The following is a genomic window from Staphylococcus saccharolyticus.
TTCATAAAAAAATAAAAGGTTATACTCAAAATAGACAACCAGGTATCGAGGCAGAGATGAATACAAAACCAGTTGCAGAATTAGAGGAATATAAAGCTGCTGGTAAATTAGAAGGCAAAGTAGCGGTAATAACTGGGGGAGATTCTGACATTGGACGTGCTGTTGCAATTTTATATGCTAAAGAAGGGGCAAATGTTGCGATTGGATATTATGACGAACATCAAGATGCGCAAGACACAGTGAAACGTCTTCAAGAAATTGGCGTTAAAGCTAAATCTTATGCTCATGATTTGAAAGATGCCAAACAATCTCAAAAGTTAATTAGCGATGTAGTAAATGACTTTGGTACATTGAATATTTTAGTAAATAATGGTGGAGTACAATTCCCAAGAGATCACTTTGAAGATATTACACCTGAACAAGTGAAAGAAACATTTATGACAAATATTTTCGGTATGATGTTCTTATCTCAAGCAGCGGTTCCATATTTATCTGAAGGGGATACAATTATTAATACTACTAGTGTTACAGCTTATAGAGGTTCTGGACATCTCATTGATTATTCTGCTACAAAAGGAGCAATTGTGTCATTTACACGTTCACTTGCCACAACATTAATGGAAAAAAGTATTAGCGTTAATGCTGTAGCACCTGGGCCAATTTATACAACATTAATCCCTGCTAGCTTTGATGAACAATAGGTTGAGTATCAAGGAGGAGAAACACCAATGGGGCGACGTGGTCAACCAGCTGAACTAGCACCATCGTATGTCTTTTTAGCAACACATGCGGATAGTTCTTATGTAACTGGGCAGGTCGTTCATGTTAATGGTGGAGATTTTATAACTTCATAATACATGTTAATATCGCTACTCAGAGATTTATCAAAGACGCTCTGAGTAACTTTTTTATCCATAAATCAAAAAATTAAGAAATAGAGGGAAAATAATGACTGAAAAAGAGAAAATGTTAGCACATGAATGGTTTGATGCAAATTTTGATGAAGAATTAAAAAGTAATCGATTAAAAGCTAAAGATTTATGTTTCGCCTATAACTATACTCGTCCAAGTGAAAAAGCAACAAGACAAAAAATTTTAACTGAGTTATTTGGTTATCAAATCACTAATGTGAGTATTTCTATACCTCTCGATACTGATTATGGTTGGAATGTTAAATTTGGAAAAAATGTATCTTTAAATACTAATTGTTATTTAATGGATGGTGGAGGTATTCAATTTGGAGATGATGTCTTTGTCGGTCCTAATTGTGGCTTTTATACTGCAACACATCCTTTAGATTATGAAACGCGTAATAAAGGATTAGAATTAGCAGAACCTATAGTAGTGGGAAGTAATACTTGTTTTGGTGGACATGTTTCAGTGTTTTCAGGAGTAACAATCGTTGAAGGTAGTGTGATTGGCGCGGGGAGTGTAGTAACTAAAGATATCCCGCCGAACAGTTTAGCAGTTGGTAATTCATGTAAGGTAATTAGACAATTAAACAAAGAATAATTTCAAAAAGAAAACAGTCATTTATAGATTTTAGTAAGAAGAAAATAAATGTTTTAAGAGTTATAGTTTTAACACTTTAATGAAAGCGATTGCAAAAACTAGAAGCTACATAGTAAAATGAAACAAAGGTTATGACAAATACTTATGATTAGTATGTTGGTTATTCACTGAAAGACTTGGTCATACCTCAATAAACAAAGGATGCTAGAAATTTTAATAATTCGTAGGGGGTAATTAACAATGGTAGTACCTTTTAAGAATGAACCTGGTATTGATTTTTCAGTACAAACAAACGTTAATCAATTCAATAGTGAATTAAAGAAAGTAAAAGCACAATTTGGGCAAGACATACCATTAGTTATTAATGGAGAGAAAGTTTATAAAGACGATAAATTTGAATCAATTAATCCTGAAGATACATCTCAATTGATTGCGAAAGTATCTAAAGCCACAAAAGAGGATGTGGAAGAAGCATTTAAAGTAACTAATGAAGCCTATCAATCATGGAAGAAGTGGTATCATAAAGATCGTGCTGAATTGATGTTACGTGTCGCAGCAATCATTCGTCGACGTAAGGAATAAATTTCTGCTGTGATGGTCTATGAAGCTGGTAAACCATGGAATGAAGCGGTTGGCGATGCTGCTGAAGGTATTTGACTTTATCGAATATTATGCACGTTCGATGATGGAATTAGCTGATGGTAAATCTGTGCTAGATCGTGAAGGAGAACATAATAGATACTTCTATAAACCAATCGGTACAGGTGTTACAGTTCCTCCATGGAACTTCCCATTTGCAATTATGGCTGGAACTACTTTAGCACCTGTAGTAGCAGGTAATACCGTACTATTAAAGCCAGCTGAAGATACAGTATTAACAGCATATAAATTAATTGAAATTCTTGAAGAAGCAGGCTTATCTAAAGGTGTAGTTAACTTTATTCCTGGAGATCCTAAAGAAATTGGAGATTACTTAGTCGACCATAAAAATACACACTTTATTACATTTACTGGGTCTCGTGCTACTGATACACGCATTTATGAACGTAGTGCAGTTGTTCAAGAAGGTCAACAGTTCTTAAAACGTGTCATTGCTGAAATGGGTGGTAAAGATGCCATCGTTGTTGATGAGAACGTTGATAAAGATTTAGCAGCTGAAGCAATTGTAAAGTCTGTATTTGGATTTTCAGGTCAAAAGTGTTCAGCATGCTCTCGCGCAATCATTCATAAAGATGTGCACAGTGAAATTCTTGAAAAAGCTGTAAAATTAACTAAAGATTTGACTTTAGGTAATACAGTAAACAATACGTTCATGGGACCAGTAATTAATCAAAAGCAATTTGATAAAATTAAAAATTATATCGAAATTGGTAAAGAAGAAGGTAAGTTAGAGCAAGGTGGAGGAACTGATGACTCTACAGGTTACTTTGTTGAACCGACAATTTTTTCAGGTCTTAAGTCAACAGACCGTATTATGCAAGAAGAGATTTTTGGACCGGTAGTAGGTTTTATTAAAGTAAATGACTTCGATGAAGCAATAGCAATAGAAGTAGCAAATGATACTGACTATGGATTAACAGGTGCAGTAATTACAAACAACCGTAAACACTGGATTAAAGCTGTTAATGAATTCGATGTAGGTAATTTATACTTAAATCGTGGTTGTACAGCAGCAGTGGTAGGTTATCACCCATTTGGTGGGTTCAAGATGTCTGGTACGGATGCTAAAACAGGTAGCACTGATTATCTACTTAATTTCTTAGAACAAAAAGTTGTTTCTGAAATGTTTTAGTTTGAATTTCAAGTATTTCTTACTTGAAGCGTTTTGTCAATGCTTAGATAATGTCGTTGCAATGAATTAAGCCTGAGACACAAATTATTGTTTCAGGCATTTTTATGTATATTCAATAGATAACTGAATTGAAAATACACTTATATCAAGCATTTTTTAACTATGGTAAGACCCCAACAAAGAGAATTTCATATAGAAATTCAACAGACAAAGCAAGTTGGGGTTACACTTGTACGGGACAACGAATTCTATCCTACTACCCAAATTCTAACGGCTTTTTTCAGTTTAAAGCTTATGCATACCTCATAATATAATAGGTAAGATATTCAGGATTTGAACAATCTTCTGTGTGAATAGGTATATATTATTATATTAACTTTCGTTATTTTAAATTCTCTCATTATATATACTCATTTATCTAAATTATTTTCATTACATATGAGTTTGATAAATGATTAAGAAAATCTAAAAATTTAAACAGTTCACAAAATAGACATAATCAATCTTGTTTAGTTATTGTAAAACGAAGAAGATAGTAATATTCTTTTCTTAAATGATAATGGTTATTAATTAGAAGTAGAAAGTGTGAATATATTGATTAGTATTAACAATGGGGAAAAAAATAAAAAGTATAGAGTTAAGCATATAGGTATTACTAATAAAAATATGTTATATCGTTTAGGAGCATTTGGTTTAAACATTGGAAGTGAAATTAGTATCAAACAAAAATGTTTGTTAAATGGTCCAAGTGTCGTTGAGGTGAATGGACAGTATCTCAGTTTGCGACAAAGTGATGCACGACTCATAGCATTAGAGGAGTAGTATTATGACTGAAAGTTACTGTATTTTAGGGAATCCTAATGTAGGTAAGACATCTTTATTTAACGCTTTAACTGGTTCCTATGAGTATATTGGAAACTGGAGTGGGGTTACAGTTGAAAAGAAAATAGGAAAATTAAAGGAAAACATTGGTGACTTAGTTGATTTACCAGGAATATATGATTTGTCACCTATCTCTAAAGATGAAACTGTCGTTACAGATTATTTAATGTCAATCCCTTTTACAGGCATGATTAATATTATTGATGCGTGTCAATTGAAAAGAAATTTAAATCTTACTATACAACTTCTGGAACTAAATCGACCAATGATAATTGGGTTAAATATGATTGATGTAGCTACACAAAGAGGTATTAAAATTAGACACGATGTATTAATGAGAAAGTTAAAGGTACCTATGTTTCCAATTGTGGCGAGAAAAGCGAAAGGTACAAACCTTTTACTTGGTGAATTAAAATTTTTAAAACCTCAAGAACGTCAATTATTCAAAATCAATTATGGCCTGAAAATTGAAGAAGCAATTAAACAAATGAGTACCATCATTGAGCAACATGAAAGTTTTCCTTCTGAAAGATTACGTTTTATAGCTATACAATATTTATTGGATAATGTTCAAATATATCAAGAGCTTAATACTATAACATTGGAGCAATTAGAACCTATTAAAAATGGATTAAACAATGGTTCAGACCAAACTATACGTCAGCAAATCGAAGCGATACGTAATGATTATATCGATCGTTTATTAGAGGGAGTCGTAGAATACCCCGAAGAGGACAAGCAATTTTTTACTTCGAAAGTGGACAGATTATTATTAAATAAATATTTAGGCATCCCAATTTTCTTAGGTATTATGTGGCTGATTTTTCAAACGACATTTACTTGGGTCGGAACGCCATTATCAGATCAATTAGACGCATTCTTTAGCGGACCATTATCTGATTGGGTAAAAACGGGGATGAATGCACTGCATGTTATGCTATTTCTTCAAGATTTAATTACTGATGGAATTATAGCAGGCGTAGGTTCAGTACTTGTTTTTGTACCACAGATTGTCGTACTATTTTTCTTTATTTCTTTACTAGAAGACTCAGGTTATATGGCTAGAATAGCTGTGCTGATGGATAAAACGATGGAGTCTATCGGTTTAAGTGGTAAGTCTTTTATACCTATGATAATAGGATTTGGATGTAATGTACCAAGTATTATGGCAGCGCGGAGTATTGAAAATGAAAAAGAACGGCTCATTACTATTTTGATTGCACCTTTTATGTCATGTTCAGCACGTTTACCTGTATATGCGCTTTTCGTAGGTGCATTTTTCTCAGCTTATCAATCTCTAGTTGTTCTTAGCTTATATGTTTTAGGTATTATTGTCGCACTATTAGTAAGTACAATATTAAATAAATTAATTTTGAAGGACGATCAATCAGTCTTTATTGTTGAGTTACCTACTTATCGAGTGCCTTCTTTTAAAACATTGTGGCGTAGTACTTGGGAAAAAGCGAAAGGATTTGTAAAAAAAGCAGGGACATTTATTTTTGGTGGATCAGTTGTGATTTGGACCCTTACTTATATTGGTCCTCATGGTGTCAATGTGAAGATTGATCAAAGTTTTATGCACATGATAGGGCAAGGATTTGCGCATCTTATTGCTCCATTAGGGTTTGGATCTTGGCAAGCAGGTGCTACGTTAATTCCTGGATTCTTAGCTAAAGAGGTTATCATTAGTTCAATGGCAATTTTGTATTCCTCTAGTGAGAATGGTTTAGCACACGTGATTCAACAACAATTTACACCATTATCAGCATATGCATTTATGATATTTATTTTACTTTATGTTCCATGTATTTCTACAGTGGCGACAATTCGTAAAGAAACAAGTTCATGGAAATGGACGTTAATTGCCGTTGTTTATCCTATCTTAACGGCGTATGTATTAACATTAGTATTTTATCAAGCAAGTCAATTATTTATATAAAGGATGAATAGATATGTTCATATTAGTGAATACAATATTATTTATGGCTATTTTTGGTTACACAGCTATGACATTAGTTAAGTTTTTCAAACGTTCAAAACAAGGTAAATGTGGGGGATGTAAAACAGGTTGTGATTGCAATACAATCCCAACTTCAAATAAGAATCAATTAAATATTCCACATATTAAATCATAGATATTAAGTAGTAACATTAAATCTCTTTATTTACGAAAGTATTTTGTGAGATAAAGAGGTTTATTTATTAAGGAGACATTGAGGTATTATTAATTTTTGAAAATAATGATTAAAAATTTTAAAAGGTGATATATTATATGTATTATGTCAAAGTATGATACAAAGATTATTTTAATGGAGGTTCGGACTTATGAAGGGAAGCAAAAAATTAGATAGCTTATTAGATGATAATAATAAAAAACTGAAAAAATTATTCAAATATGATAAAAAAGAAGCATTATCTTTTACTAAAGAAGACAGAGAAAAAGTCAAAGATAAATTTGGGGTTTATGTTATCTTTGATGGTAAAAAACCAGTATTCGTAGGTCAAACTGGCGGTTATTCTGCGACTTACAAACCAATTAAAAAGGATTTATTTACAAAATTAGGTCAATATAACGCACACTCAGATGCTGGTACAACAAAATTTAGAAAAGGTTATGCACAAAGTAAAGAATTAAATTTGGATAATTTAAAAAGATCACTGCGTTAGAACACGGTTTAACTTTCCAATATATTAAAGTAAAAGATGAGCCTGCATTTATCAATATTTTAGAAATTTTAGCTTTAGAATATGCTAAGGCTAAAGGATATGTACTTTATAATTTTGAATAATTAATCAAAATATAATAATGTTGTAATTCCTCTTATAGGACCCATTAATGTGTATTCATTATATAACGCATTAATTGGTTTTTTCTTGAGAAAGAGGTGGTTGAAGTTATAAGATGTTTCCAAGGAGATGAGATAAGCATGTATCAAACGATATATGAATCACCACTAGGTGCATTGCAATTAATAACCCAAGATGGCGTATCATTATCACATATTTTATATCCCAATCAACATATGGAGAATATAAGTTCTTATAATCAACTTGCTATTTTTAAAGATACCAGATACTGGTTAGATGAATATTTTAAAGGTCATCAACCATCTATTAACTTTGCTATATCACCAACAGGAAGTGAGTTTCAACGTACTGTATGGCGAGAGCTAGAACATATAGATTATGGGGAACTTAAAACATATGGGGATATTGCCAAACGTGTAGGTAACGTTCTAGGTAAACCTAAGATGTCAGCCCAAGCTGTTGGGGGCGCAGTTGGCAGTAACCCAATCTCTATTATTATCCCTTGCCATCGTGTTGTTGGTAAAGATGGAAGTTTAACTGGTTACGGCGGAACAGTTGATAATAAAATCAAATTGCTAGAACTTGAGAAAGTCGATATGACGCATTTGTATAGGCCTAAAAAGAGCACTAAGCCATAGATAAGTATGCTTTAACCATTTATCATGGTATCTTAATCAATCTGTAGTCAGAAATAGTAAGACTAAATTTATAAATTGTGTCATTTGAGTTGCGATGCTTATTGTGTTTAAATGATATCTCATTCATTTGTATTTAATAAAATTTATAAAATCAAATGTAATAATCAGTATTGAATATAAAATAAAACCTGAGACATCAAGCATTGTCTCAGGAATTTTTTACATATTGGCAGGCGAAGACTAAATTGAAAATTCGCTTATATCAAGCTTTTTCAACTGAGCCCAACAAAGAGAATTTCACACAGAAATTCAACACACAAGGCAAGTTGGGATTCGAGGCCGGGTTGGAACAACGAATTCAATATGAATGCTGTTTCACTACCACTATGTTAGGAATGAAATACAATTTAGTTTTATGATGATTATTTAGCAATATGATATTTACGAATGTTATCATTAATTTCTTTTAAATAGAAGATATCTTTATCCTCTGCAGATTGCTCAAGTTCATGATTGAATTCTAAGTTATCAAAACGTTCAAAGAAACTTTCATACTCATCTACTGAAACTTCTATACGATTGTTCAATAATGATTGATGACTTTCAATATCTAAATGATCTTTGAAACCGTCTACTAATGTGGCACTAAAGAATTCACCTACTGAACCTGAACCGTAACTAAAGAGACCAATAGTTTGACCTTCTTTAAGATCTCGAGTTTCAAGTAATGAGATAAGACTTAAGTATAGAGAACCTGTGTATATGTTGCCCACATAACGATTATAATAAACAGCATCTTGGTAGCTTGATTTAAGACGTTTTTGAGTTGTGTCATCGGCATAATCAATGATTGAGTCTAAAGCTTTTTGACCCATCTTTGTGAAAGGGACGTGGAAACATAATGATTCGAAGTCAGCAAGAGATTTATCTTGACGACGCGCATATTCATTCCAACTTTCTTGGAATGATTTAATATAAGCATCTTTAGACAGTGCACCAGCAACTAGAGGATATTTATGACCAGTTGGACGCCAGAAATCGTAAACATCTTCTGTACATGCCACAGCATCATCATTAAGTTTTAAAATACTAGGCTCATGTGAAATAATCATTGCTACAGCACCAGCACCTTGAGTAGGTTCACCACCTGAGTTGATGCCATAACGTGCAGTATCACTTGCAATCACAAGTACTTTTTCGTTAGGATGTTGTGCGAGGTAATCTTTAGCAAGTTGTATAGCAGGAGTTGCTGCATAACAAGCTTCTTTCATTTCGAAACATCTTGCAAATGGTTGAATGCCTAAAAGGTTGTGAATTTGCACTGCTGCTGCTTTTGCGTTATCAATTGCAGATTCAGTTGCTACAATTACCATACCAATATTCTTTTTATCTTCTTCTGTTATAATATCTTTAGCAGCATTTGCTCCCATAGATACAATATCCTGGTGGACTGGACTGACAGCCATTTCTGTCTGACCAATGCCAATTAAAAATTTATTTGGATCAACATGGCGCGCTTCAGCTAATTTGGCCATATCTACATAATATTTGGGCACATAAAAGTTGATTTTATCGATACCTATATTCATATGATGTTACATCCTTTCTATTTTAGAAGTAGCACTAGTATCATACCAGAGAAAAATCATTTTATACAATGAAATATAACAGAATCTTTAACTAAAGTATATAAGTTGTGTAAGCGATTCACGCAACATTTTGCAAAGTTAAGTTAATAATTTATGCAACATAAATTGAAATATAAATCTAAGGATGATTAGAGCAATTTAAAATAAATATAGTTACGTATAAAAGGAGTTTATCAATGAAAAGTTTAGATAAGGGTTTTAGACATTTAGCCCGAAAGGATAAGTTAAAGAAACTTGTTGATTACGGTTGGTTAAAAACAGATAACTATGATGTACTACTTAACCAACCACTTATCAATGAAGAAGTAGCAATTAGTCTAATTGAAAACGTAATTGGTCAAGGTTCATTACCGGTGGGATTATTACCTAGAATTATTGTAGATGATAAAGAGTATGTTGTACCAATGATGGTGGAAGAACCTTCAGTTGTTGCAGCAGCAAGTTATGGTGCTAAACTGGTAAATCAAAGTGGAGGGTTTAAGACAGTTTCGAGCGAGAGGCTTATGATAGGTCAGATTGTCTTTGACGAAGTGAATGATACGGAGCAATTGGCTTTAAATATTGAACAACTAGAGTCAAACATTCATAAAATCGCTGATGCTGCTTATCCATCTATAAAAGCACGAGGTGGTGGCTATCGTCGAATTGAAATTGATACTTTCCCTGAACAGCATTTATTATCTTTAAAAATTTATGTTGATACGAAAGATGCTATGGGTGCTAATATGTTAAACACTATTTTAGAAGTTATCACAGCACACCTAAAAATTGAGTTTCCACATTATAATGTCTTAATGAGTATTTTATCTAATCACGCGACAGCATCAGTTGTCAAAGTACAAGGTGAAATAGACGTTAAGGATTTAAATAGAGGAGAAAGGAGTGGCGAGGAAGTTGCATATCGCATGGAACGAGCTTCAGTGCTTGCACAAATAGATATTCATCGTGCAGCGACTCATAATAAAGGGGTAATGAATGGTATACATTCAGTAGTGCTCGCGACAGGTAATGATACTCGAGGTGCTGAGGCAAGTGCACACGCCTATGCGAGTCGAGATGGTCATTATAGAGGTATTGCAACTTGGAACTATGATAAAGCAAGAGGTAAATTAGTAGGGACGATTGAAGTGCCAATGACATTAGCTATCGTTGGAGGTGGTACAAATGTATTACCAATCGCAAAGGCGTCTCTTGATCTTTTAAATGTTGAGAGTGCTCAAGAACTTGGCCATGTAGTGGCAGCTGTAGGTCTAGCTCAAAACTTCTCCGCATGTCGTGCATTAGTATCTGAAGGTATCCAACAAGGTCATATGAGTTTACAATATAAATCATTGGCAATTGTTGTAGGTGCACAAGGCGAAGAAATTGAACAAGTAGCGGATGCAATTAAACATGAAACACAAGCTAACACAGCAAAAGCTAAAGAAATTTTAGAAAATATTCGCCATTCATAACTAAAAAACCATCAAACGGGTATATCCAGTTATACGAAACAAAATAGGATTAACCTGTTTGATGGTTTTTATTATTACATTAATAAATGTAGTTATAGTTGTGAGCAGATGATTTACTTAAGACACGAGTGCCATAACCTAATGGCACATTATAGTTATATTCAGAAACTTTAATGCTTCCACTTTTATATACTTTTTCGACGATGGCAACATGACCATAGTAACCTGAAGTAGATTGCATGATTGCATATTTTTTTGGTCTATGACCTGTTTTATAACCAGTGCGACGTGCTTTATAATACCAATTTTTGGCGTTGCCCCATTGATTAGATACAGGTTTTCCTAATTGAACACGACG
Proteins encoded in this region:
- a CDS encoding FeoA family protein translates to MISINNGEKNKKYRVKHIGITNKNMLYRLGAFGLNIGSEISIKQKCLLNGPSVVEVNGQYLSLRQSDARLIALEE
- a CDS encoding hydroxymethylglutaryl-CoA synthase, whose translation is MNIGIDKINFYVPKYYVDMAKLAEARHVDPNKFLIGIGQTEMAVSPVHQDIVSMGANAAKDIITEEDKKNIGMVIVATESAIDNAKAAAVQIHNLLGIQPFARCFEMKEACYAATPAIQLAKDYLAQHPNEKVLVIASDTARYGINSGGEPTQGAGAVAMIISHEPSILKLNDDAVACTEDVYDFWRPTGHKYPLVAGALSKDAYIKSFQESWNEYARRQDKSLADFESLCFHVPFTKMGQKALDSIIDYADDTTQKRLKSSYQDAVYYNRYVGNIYTGSLYLSLISLLETRDLKEGQTIGLFSYGSGSVGEFFSATLVDGFKDHLDIESHQSLLNNRIEVSVDEYESFFERFDNLEFNHELEQSAEDKDIFYLKEINDNIRKYHIAK
- a CDS encoding sugar O-acetyltransferase, which translates into the protein MTEKEKMLAHEWFDANFDEELKSNRLKAKDLCFAYNYTRPSEKATRQKILTELFGYQITNVSISIPLDTDYGWNVKFGKNVSLNTNCYLMDGGGIQFGDDVFVGPNCGFYTATHPLDYETRNKGLELAEPIVVGSNTCFGGHVSVFSGVTIVEGSVIGAGSVVTKDIPPNSLAVGNSCKVIRQLNKE
- a CDS encoding hydroxymethylglutaryl-CoA reductase, degradative, whose translation is MKSLDKGFRHLARKDKLKKLVDYGWLKTDNYDVLLNQPLINEEVAISLIENVIGQGSLPVGLLPRIIVDDKEYVVPMMVEEPSVVAAASYGAKLVNQSGGFKTVSSERLMIGQIVFDEVNDTEQLALNIEQLESNIHKIADAAYPSIKARGGGYRRIEIDTFPEQHLLSLKIYVDTKDAMGANMLNTILEVITAHLKIEFPHYNVLMSILSNHATASVVKVQGEIDVKDLNRGERSGEEVAYRMERASVLAQIDIHRAATHNKGVMNGIHSVVLATGNDTRGAEASAHAYASRDGHYRGIATWNYDKARGKLVGTIEVPMTLAIVGGGTNVLPIAKASLDLLNVESAQELGHVVAAVGLAQNFSACRALVSEGIQQGHMSLQYKSLAIVVGAQGEEIEQVADAIKHETQANTAKAKEILENIRHS
- a CDS encoding FeoB-associated Cys-rich membrane protein, which codes for MFILVNTILFMAIFGYTAMTLVKFFKRSKQGKCGGCKTGCDCNTIPTSNKNQLNIPHIKS
- a CDS encoding CHAP domain-containing protein translates to MELKKLLSRMIIATVIMFTGTLTYQTLEQTHVSHAASYNYYNKKQCTWWAFKRRVQLGKPVSNQWGNAKNWYYKARRTGYKTGHRPKKYAIMQSTSGYYGHVAIVEKVYKSGSIKVSEYNYNVPLGYGTRVLSKSSAHNYNYIY
- the feoB gene encoding ferrous iron transport protein B, translating into MTESYCILGNPNVGKTSLFNALTGSYEYIGNWSGVTVEKKIGKLKENIGDLVDLPGIYDLSPISKDETVVTDYLMSIPFTGMINIIDACQLKRNLNLTIQLLELNRPMIIGLNMIDVATQRGIKIRHDVLMRKLKVPMFPIVARKAKGTNLLLGELKFLKPQERQLFKINYGLKIEEAIKQMSTIIEQHESFPSERLRFIAIQYLLDNVQIYQELNTITLEQLEPIKNGLNNGSDQTIRQQIEAIRNDYIDRLLEGVVEYPEEDKQFFTSKVDRLLLNKYLGIPIFLGIMWLIFQTTFTWVGTPLSDQLDAFFSGPLSDWVKTGMNALHVMLFLQDLITDGIIAGVGSVLVFVPQIVVLFFFISLLEDSGYMARIAVLMDKTMESIGLSGKSFIPMIIGFGCNVPSIMAARSIENEKERLITILIAPFMSCSARLPVYALFVGAFFSAYQSLVVLSLYVLGIIVALLVSTILNKLILKDDQSVFIVELPTYRVPSFKTLWRSTWEKAKGFVKKAGTFIFGGSVVIWTLTYIGPHGVNVKIDQSFMHMIGQGFAHLIAPLGFGSWQAGATLIPGFLAKEVIISSMAILYSSSENGLAHVIQQQFTPLSAYAFMIFILLYVPCISTVATIRKETSSWKWTLIAVVYPILTAYVLTLVFYQASQLFI
- a CDS encoding methylated-DNA--[protein]-cysteine S-methyltransferase — translated: MYQTIYESPLGALQLITQDGVSLSHILYPNQHMENISSYNQLAIFKDTRYWLDEYFKGHQPSINFAISPTGSEFQRTVWRELEHIDYGELKTYGDIAKRVGNVLGKPKMSAQAVGGAVGSNPISIIIPCHRVVGKDGSLTGYGGTVDNKIKLLELEKVDMTHLYRPKKSTKP